The following are from one region of the Trichoplusia ni isolate ovarian cell line Hi5 chromosome 1, tn1, whole genome shotgun sequence genome:
- the LOC113498081 gene encoding oxysterol-binding protein-related protein 11-like, translating to MIKTAGLGAHRPLSGQLYKYTNVVKGWQQRWFAVDPETGVLSYYLFDGPGDTIQPGQPARGEAHLAAAVICPSDEDSRTFTINCASGDMLKLRATDARARQEWVNGLRAIAEIHTKAMGANPPLQPREQLAVHDAMASARQQLQATELSDAALARCIEFSDSPFPHTDPDLLLLKATSAASMQCLLQCLGILHRQQQYATVSVSSKHSENDHH from the exons ATGATTAAAACGGCAGGCTTAGGCGCTCACAGGCCACTATCTGGGCAActatataaatacacaaatgttGTAAAAGGCTGGCAGCAGCGGTGGTTTGCGGTCGATCCCGAAACGGGTGTTTTATCTTATTACCTTTTTGATGGGCCTGGAGACACTATCCAGCCGGGACAACCTGCCAGAGGAGAG GCGCACTTAGCAGCAGCAGTGATATGTCCTAGTGATGAGGACTCCCGTACCTTCACAATCAACTGTGCTTCCGGAGACATGCTCAAACTAAGGGCTACAGATGCAAGAGCAAGACAAGAGTGGGTCAATGGCCTCAGGGCTATAGCTGAAATACACACAAAG GCCATGGGCGCTAACCCACCACTGCAGCCTCGGGAACAACTAGCAGTTCATGATGCCATGGCATCAGCAAGACAACAGTTGCAGGCCACAGAACTAAG tgATGCAGCTCTAGCAAGGTGTATAGAATTTTCCGATTCACCATTTCCTCATACAGACCCTGATTTATTGCTTTTGAAG GCAACATCAGCAGCCAGTATGCAGTGCTTGCTCCAGTGCCTGGGCATCCTCCACCGACAACAGCAGTATGCTACAGTCAGTGTGTCCAGCAAGCACTCGGAAAATGACCATCATTAA
- the LOC113498088 gene encoding cytochrome c oxidase subunit 6B1, translating into MPEMIKSPADIKTAPFDPRFPNQNQTRYCYSSYLDFHRCQKVRGEKYEPCYYFQRAFKSLCPNEWVEKWDTQRSEGTFPGRI; encoded by the exons ATGCCTGAGATGATCAAATCGCCCGCCGACATCAAAACTGCACCTTTCGACCCGCGGTTCCCTAACCAGAACCAGACAAG GTACTGCTACTCCAGCTACCTGGACTTCCACCGCTGCCAGAAGGTCCGCGGCGAGAAGTACGAGCCATGCTACTACTTCCAGCGCGCCTTTAAGTCTCTCTGCCCCAATGAATGGGTGGAGAAGTGGGACACCCAACGCTCAGAGGGCACTTTCCCCGGCAGAATCTAA